One genomic segment of Danio aesculapii chromosome 15, fDanAes4.1, whole genome shotgun sequence includes these proteins:
- the LOC130241661 gene encoding myelin-associated glycoprotein-like: MVQASMGVQTGVFLFWLHVLCAGAFADVWKVNVEDNMDALVSSCVVLPCNFTYPAQQQPSDRIRAIWHKNKNWDDIIFHRDSTLIEDNFKGRTKLIGSLGSFSCSLEIDEVKNTDNGPYCFRVELETAPKDKYSFMDNCVSIRMIEEAPKPVLEAETSVLEGEPAVFKCSVRYTCPTYPPSLTWSRSGKIISSYKDLGHGNWEAESLLTFTPTKEDNHTSIECTVTYHGNVKGEMKASRPVFVTAKSYDDDYTNTADLNVEISEENATCQTKTVDFTSG; the protein is encoded by the exons AT GGTTCAGGCCAGCATGGGTGTACAGACAGGAGTCTTTCTCTTTTGGCTTCACG ttctttgTGCAGGTGCGTTTGCTGATGTTTGGAAGGTGAATGTAGAGGATAACATGGATGCTCTGGTCTCATCTTGTGTCGTGTTGCCCTGTAATTTCACATACCCTGCTCAGCAGCAGCCCTCTGATCGTATTAGAGCCATATGGCACAAGAATAAAAACTGGGATGACATCATCTTTCACAGAGACAGTACACTGATTGAAGACAATTTCAAAGGTCGTACAAAACTGATTGGCTCACTTGGTAGTTTCAGCTGCTCCTTGGAGATTGATGAAGTGAAAAACACTGATAATGGCCCGTATTGCTTCAGGGTGGAATTAGAAACAGCTCCAAAAGACAAGTACTCTTTTATGGATAACTGTGTGTCAATTAGAATGATTG AGGAAGCCCCAAAACCTGTGCTGGAGGCTGAGACGTCTGTGCTTGAGGGTGAACCTGCAGTCTTCAAATGCTCTGtcagatacacctgtccaacataCCCACCCTCTCTCACCTGGAGCCGCTCAGGAAAAATCATCTCGAGCTACAAGGACTTGGGTCATGGAAACTGGGAAGCAGAGTCTCTCCTGACATTCACCCCAACAAAGGAGGACAATCACACCTCTATTGAATGCACAGTCACTTACCATGGGAATGTCAAGGGTGAAATGAAAGCCAGCCGCCCTGTCTTTGTGACAG CTAAGAGTTATGATGATGATTACACCAACACAGCAGATTTAAACGTGGAAATATCTGAAGAGAATGCAACTTGCCAAACGAAGACTGTAGACTTCACATCTGGTTAA